In Thermococcus thioreducens, a genomic segment contains:
- a CDS encoding ATP-dependent DNA ligase: MKYAELADLYRRLEKTTLKTLKTRFVSDFLKRTPDDLLEIVPYLILGKVFPDWDERELGVGEKLLIKAVSMATGVPEREIENSVRDTGDLGESVALALKKKKQKSFFSQPLTIKRVYGTFVKIAEASGQGSQDRKLKYLANLFMDAQPEEGKYLARTVLGTMRTGVAEGLMRDAIASAFGVKAELVERAYMLTSDFGYVAKVAKLEGNDGLSKVRIQVGKPIRPMLAQNAASVKEALVEMGGKAAFEIKYDGARVQVHKDGDRVVIYSRRLENVTRSIPEVVDAVLGSVKAERAIVEGELVAVGEGGKPRPFQYVLRRFRRKYNIEEMIEKIPLELNLFDVLYVDGEGLIDTPFSERRKKLEEIISPGERIRLAEQLVTTSADEAEEFYQRALELGHEGLMAKRLDSVYEPGNRGKKWLKIKPTMEDLDLVIIGAEWGEGRRAHLLGSFLVAAFDPHSGEFVPVGKVGSGFTDEDLAEFTRMLRPLIVREEGKLVEIEPKVVIQVTYQEIQKSPKYESGFALRFPRYVALREDKSPEEADTIERIAQLYEFQERFKAKR, from the coding sequence ATGAAATACGCCGAACTCGCTGACCTTTACAGACGCCTGGAAAAAACGACCCTCAAGACCCTTAAGACGAGGTTCGTCTCCGATTTTCTGAAGAGAACCCCCGATGATCTCCTGGAGATAGTCCCCTACCTCATTCTCGGAAAGGTCTTCCCAGACTGGGATGAGAGAGAACTCGGCGTTGGCGAGAAGCTCCTCATAAAGGCCGTCTCCATGGCAACCGGCGTTCCAGAGCGCGAGATAGAGAACTCGGTGAGGGACACCGGTGATTTGGGAGAGAGCGTCGCTTTAGCCCTGAAGAAGAAAAAGCAGAAGAGCTTCTTTTCCCAGCCCCTCACGATAAAGCGCGTTTACGGCACGTTCGTTAAGATAGCGGAGGCGAGCGGGCAGGGGAGTCAGGACAGAAAGCTGAAGTACCTAGCCAACCTCTTCATGGATGCTCAACCAGAGGAGGGCAAATACCTCGCCAGAACGGTTCTTGGAACGATGAGAACCGGCGTTGCCGAGGGACTCATGAGGGACGCCATAGCGAGCGCCTTCGGCGTCAAGGCCGAGCTCGTCGAGAGGGCCTACATGCTCACCAGTGACTTCGGATATGTGGCGAAGGTGGCCAAGCTTGAGGGCAACGATGGCCTCTCAAAGGTCAGGATTCAGGTGGGCAAGCCCATAAGACCGATGCTTGCCCAGAACGCGGCGAGCGTGAAGGAAGCCCTGGTGGAAATGGGTGGGAAGGCGGCGTTTGAGATTAAGTACGACGGCGCGCGCGTCCAGGTTCACAAGGACGGCGACAGGGTTGTTATCTACTCCCGCCGGCTGGAGAACGTGACAAGATCCATCCCCGAGGTCGTTGACGCTGTCCTGGGGAGCGTAAAAGCTGAAAGGGCCATCGTGGAGGGCGAGCTCGTTGCCGTGGGCGAGGGCGGGAAGCCCAGGCCCTTCCAGTACGTGCTTAGGCGCTTCAGGAGAAAGTACAACATCGAGGAGATGATAGAGAAAATCCCGCTGGAGCTGAACCTCTTCGACGTCCTCTACGTTGACGGTGAGGGGCTGATAGACACGCCCTTCTCCGAGCGCAGGAAGAAGCTGGAGGAGATAATTTCCCCGGGGGAGCGGATAAGGCTGGCGGAGCAGCTGGTAACCACCAGCGCCGACGAGGCGGAGGAGTTCTATCAGCGTGCCCTTGAGCTCGGCCACGAGGGGCTGATGGCGAAGCGCCTGGATTCGGTTTACGAGCCCGGAAACAGGGGCAAGAAGTGGCTCAAGATAAAGCCCACGATGGAGGACCTTGACCTCGTCATAATCGGCGCCGAATGGGGTGAAGGCAGGCGCGCACACCTCCTCGGCTCCTTCCTGGTTGCGGCCTTCGACCCGCACAGCGGCGAGTTCGTCCCGGTCGGAAAGGTCGGGAGTGGCTTCACCGACGAGGATCTGGCCGAGTTCACCAGGATGCTCAGGCCTCTCATAGTCCGTGAAGAAGGAAAGCTCGTCGAGATAGAGCCGAAGGTCGTTATCCAGGTCACCTACCAGGAGATACAGAAGAGTCCGAAGTACGAGAGCGGCTTTGCCCTCCGCTTCCCGCGCTACGTGGCTTTGAGGGAGGACAAGAGTCCCGAGGAGGCCGACACTATCGAGCGCATAGCCCAGCTCTACGAGTTCCAGGAGAGGTTCAAGGCGAAGCGCTGA
- the udg gene encoding type-4 uracil-DNA glycosylase, translating to MGREEAMRKLEERIRACQKCPLGQLRTNAVPGSGSYDAKIMFVGEAPGYWEDQKGLPFVGRAGKVLDELLAEIGLTRDEVYITNIVKCRPPENRDPTDEEIRACSPYLDRQIDIIRPKVIVPLGRHSMRYILEKFGFEAAPISKIHGKTFETHTLFGRFVIMPMYHPAVALYRPPLKEELRKDFQKLMELIGGSP from the coding sequence ATGGGCAGGGAAGAGGCAATGAGAAAGCTTGAAGAGCGGATTAGGGCGTGCCAGAAGTGCCCGCTCGGCCAGCTCAGAACGAACGCCGTGCCCGGTTCGGGAAGCTACGATGCAAAAATCATGTTCGTTGGGGAGGCACCGGGGTACTGGGAGGATCAAAAGGGCCTTCCCTTCGTTGGGAGAGCCGGTAAAGTCCTCGATGAGCTTCTGGCTGAGATAGGCCTCACCAGGGACGAGGTCTACATCACCAACATCGTGAAGTGCCGTCCCCCGGAAAACCGCGACCCCACAGATGAGGAAATCAGGGCCTGCTCCCCCTACCTTGACAGACAGATTGACATCATCAGGCCGAAGGTCATAGTCCCGCTCGGCAGGCACTCGATGCGCTATATCCTTGAGAAGTTCGGCTTCGAAGCCGCGCCGATAAGCAAGATACACGGAAAAACTTTCGAGACACACACCCTTTTCGGGAGATTCGTCATAATGCCGATGTATCATCCGGCAGTGGCCCTATACCGTCCCCCTCTGAAGGAGGAGCTGAGGAAGGATTTCCAGAAACTGATGGAACTCATCGGCGGTTCTCCATGA
- a CDS encoding PrsW family glutamic-type intramembrane protease, which yields MLTPEKVIEYYFGIITAVGGLSVLLAVKYTLQRWRSFPESGWKVQSFAIGVLGLILASILEAPFLFLGTWIALAFAAGIIEESVKLLPLKFFERSQEWERWKLVIGTGLFLGVVEGIMYTAGIFTLNQPAYLVGVRIVLMGLHTIWAAITAGFLLGERGWKRFAGLLFSMIAHTFYDLPPLAMVDGYSGTVVAYLAGLSAGFLIVTPLMAKRAAELAGRLAPREDEGRGGVPENIEETEEISASP from the coding sequence ATGCTCACGCCGGAGAAGGTCATCGAGTACTACTTCGGAATCATAACCGCAGTTGGCGGCCTTTCCGTTCTGCTGGCAGTCAAGTACACCCTCCAGAGGTGGCGCTCCTTCCCCGAGAGCGGCTGGAAGGTTCAATCCTTCGCCATCGGGGTGCTCGGCCTTATCTTGGCTTCAATCCTTGAGGCACCGTTTCTGTTTCTCGGTACGTGGATTGCACTGGCCTTTGCTGCCGGCATAATCGAGGAGTCTGTGAAGCTCCTGCCCCTGAAGTTCTTCGAGCGCTCTCAGGAGTGGGAGAGATGGAAGCTCGTCATTGGTACCGGACTGTTCCTGGGAGTTGTGGAGGGAATAATGTACACCGCCGGAATCTTCACCCTTAACCAGCCGGCTTATCTCGTCGGGGTCAGAATAGTCCTTATGGGACTGCACACCATCTGGGCAGCCATAACCGCCGGTTTCCTTCTCGGCGAAAGGGGATGGAAACGCTTCGCCGGATTACTGTTCTCAATGATCGCCCACACATTCTACGACCTCCCACCCCTGGCCATGGTGGACGGCTATTCCGGAACCGTTGTGGCTTATCTTGCCGGACTGTCGGCAGGTTTCCTCATCGTGACACCGCTAATGGCAAAAAGGGCCGCCGAGCTGGCAGGGAGGCTTGCTCCAAGGGAGGATGAAGGAAGGGGTGGAGTGCCGGAGAACATTGAAGAAACGGAGGAAATCAGCGCTTCGCCTTGA
- a CDS encoding helix-turn-helix domain-containing protein, whose amino-acid sequence MFGRRKDVVYKVLATKKRAVALQALSAELETPMPAVLKTVKQLESDGLVEVFYGQNKASIMVRAKTIEDFI is encoded by the coding sequence ATGTTCGGCAGGCGTAAGGACGTTGTTTATAAGGTTCTTGCCACCAAAAAGAGGGCCGTGGCGCTCCAGGCCCTGAGTGCCGAGCTTGAAACACCAATGCCCGCGGTTCTCAAGACCGTCAAACAGCTTGAATCCGACGGTCTGGTGGAGGTCTTCTACGGCCAGAACAAGGCTTCAATAATGGTCAGGGCAAAGACCATAGAGGATTTTATATAA
- a CDS encoding Na+/H+ antiporter NhaC family protein: MSDFGILSLLPPLVAIILAIWTKRVVLALFAGVWIGGLMVAGWNPVTGTTQSLEWIVGSVTDDWNARILIFDFLIGAGVGLIYKSGGVHALAKALSKKVKTSRGASVLGWLMGVLVFFDDYTNTIIVGNTMRPITDRTRVSREMLAYIDDSTAAPVAGLALISTWIGYELAMIGKGFDAAKVAYNSYDAWLSSVPFRFYSILAILLVLIVAYTHRHYGAMLKAEMRARTEGKVLRDGAKPLMTTEIDLGMPKEGGSLWDFVIPILVLVFVSMMGLWYTGAANLEAYSQDLGWWTELENPFGVNFLNYSFVESFREADAATALLWGSFTMVLVASIMLLGRKKMSIEEWEDTVVRGMKQMLFANTILVLAWSLGTAADAVGTGTYIINLATGSGANLGPWMPLIMFLAAMFVAFTTGTSWGTFAIMVPLGVQLSLALTNGHVNEIVFATIGATFTGSIFGDHCSPISDTTIMSSMFSGSDHIDHVTTQIPYAFTVASIGVVLYLLFGLGVRSWIILLPAGIVLLIGAWYVLSEWYGKRYGIPHGKVPIYVVEE; this comes from the coding sequence ATGTCAGATTTCGGAATACTGTCTCTGCTGCCGCCACTGGTGGCTATTATACTGGCGATATGGACGAAGAGGGTTGTCTTGGCGCTGTTTGCGGGTGTCTGGATTGGTGGGCTCATGGTTGCGGGCTGGAATCCAGTGACCGGAACCACTCAGAGCCTAGAGTGGATAGTGGGCAGCGTCACCGATGACTGGAACGCCAGGATACTCATCTTCGACTTCCTGATTGGAGCTGGTGTCGGTCTGATATACAAGTCCGGAGGAGTGCACGCACTCGCAAAGGCGCTCTCAAAGAAGGTAAAGACGAGCAGGGGTGCTTCTGTCTTAGGATGGCTTATGGGTGTGCTGGTGTTCTTCGACGATTACACAAACACGATAATAGTCGGCAACACCATGAGGCCAATAACCGACAGGACGAGGGTTTCGAGGGAGATGCTCGCCTACATAGATGACTCAACAGCTGCACCTGTGGCGGGCCTTGCCCTAATCTCAACGTGGATAGGCTACGAGCTGGCGATGATAGGAAAGGGATTCGATGCCGCGAAAGTGGCGTATAACTCCTACGATGCCTGGCTTTCAAGCGTCCCCTTCAGGTTCTACTCGATACTCGCGATTCTCCTGGTTCTGATAGTGGCCTACACCCACAGGCACTATGGGGCGATGCTCAAAGCGGAGATGCGTGCAAGGACGGAAGGAAAGGTTCTCCGCGATGGTGCGAAGCCGCTCATGACGACGGAGATAGACCTCGGAATGCCCAAGGAAGGCGGCAGCCTCTGGGATTTCGTGATACCCATCCTCGTGCTGGTCTTCGTCTCCATGATGGGCCTATGGTATACCGGGGCGGCGAACCTCGAAGCCTACAGCCAGGACCTCGGATGGTGGACCGAGCTTGAGAACCCATTTGGCGTGAACTTCCTCAACTACAGCTTCGTCGAGTCCTTCCGCGAGGCTGACGCTGCAACGGCTCTCCTCTGGGGAAGCTTTACAATGGTTCTCGTGGCGAGTATAATGCTCCTGGGAAGGAAGAAGATGAGCATTGAGGAGTGGGAGGACACCGTCGTCAGGGGAATGAAGCAGATGCTCTTTGCCAACACCATCCTTGTCCTTGCATGGAGCCTTGGTACGGCCGCAGATGCGGTCGGAACCGGCACCTACATCATCAACCTCGCAACGGGTTCTGGAGCTAACCTCGGCCCCTGGATGCCGCTCATAATGTTCCTCGCGGCGATGTTCGTTGCCTTCACGACCGGAACCAGCTGGGGAACCTTTGCCATAATGGTCCCGCTCGGAGTTCAGCTCAGCCTTGCCCTAACCAACGGCCACGTCAACGAGATAGTCTTTGCAACCATTGGAGCCACTTTTACCGGCTCGATATTCGGTGACCACTGCTCCCCGATCAGCGATACGACGATTATGAGTTCCATGTTCTCCGGAAGCGACCACATAGACCACGTAACAACGCAGATACCCTACGCCTTTACCGTTGCGTCGATAGGCGTCGTGCTCTATCTCCTCTTTGGTCTTGGAGTCAGGAGCTGGATCATACTCCTGCCCGCGGGAATAGTGCTTCTCATTGGAGCATGGTACGTCCTCAGCGAGTGGTACGGCAAGAGGTACGGCATACCGCACGGAAAGGTGCCAATCTACGTGGTTGAAGAGTGA
- a CDS encoding pantoate kinase translates to MLVRAFVPAHITAFFVPAFHDDPLKAGSLGAGVNLDKGVNVFASVEEGSLERHVHIAFNGEPVGKKRAVISYSVADELVPEDFRGDVEIWQYFDFPNGYGFGNSAGGALGTALTLSYTFGGTWLRAAQTAHRYEVLNRGGLGDVIAQLAGGMEVRVKAGGPGVGVVDNLFFEGYKVLVVPLGRLSTREVLDGDVVRTIEREGRKALEKLLMEPRPERMMSLARGFAERTGLLSGELLELAGELDRVLRNPSSMIMLGRGLFALLREDEVEKAISLVSDLNLPYDVTGIHEGRPVVGRWVG, encoded by the coding sequence GTGCTCGTAAGGGCTTTCGTTCCGGCTCACATAACGGCCTTCTTCGTCCCAGCCTTTCACGATGACCCGCTCAAGGCCGGCTCCCTTGGGGCGGGCGTGAACCTCGACAAGGGTGTCAACGTCTTCGCGAGCGTCGAGGAGGGCTCCCTTGAGAGGCACGTACACATAGCCTTCAACGGCGAGCCGGTTGGGAAGAAAAGGGCAGTCATAAGCTACTCCGTCGCGGATGAACTCGTTCCAGAGGATTTCCGTGGAGATGTTGAAATATGGCAGTACTTCGATTTTCCGAACGGGTACGGCTTCGGCAACAGCGCCGGCGGCGCTCTGGGAACGGCCTTAACGTTAAGCTACACCTTCGGCGGGACGTGGCTTAGGGCCGCTCAGACAGCGCACAGGTATGAGGTTCTCAACAGGGGCGGCCTTGGGGATGTGATAGCCCAGCTCGCCGGCGGGATGGAGGTTCGCGTTAAGGCAGGCGGCCCTGGCGTCGGCGTCGTTGACAACCTGTTCTTTGAGGGATACAAAGTTCTCGTGGTGCCTCTTGGAAGGCTCTCAACTAGGGAAGTCCTAGACGGCGATGTCGTGAGAACCATAGAGCGCGAGGGAAGGAAAGCCCTTGAGAAGCTCCTCATGGAACCAAGGCCTGAGAGAATGATGTCCCTCGCGAGAGGGTTCGCGGAGAGAACCGGCCTCCTGAGCGGTGAGCTCCTTGAGCTGGCGGGGGAGCTTGACAGAGTACTTAGAAATCCCAGCTCCATGATAATGCTCGGAAGGGGGCTCTTTGCCCTTCTCCGGGAGGACGAGGTGGAGAAGGCCATAAGCTTGGTCTCAGATCTCAACCTGCCCTACGATGTGACAGGAATCCATGAGGGCCGGCCCGTGGTGGGAAGGTGGGTCGGCTAA
- the pyrE gene encoding orotate phosphoribosyltransferase: MKDQLIDTFFSEGAILFGRFVLTSGKESDYYINVKKLSTNPKALRLIARLMAKKVKELGIEFDRIAGPELGAVPIATALSLETGKPLVVVRKKPKGHGTGSQIEGEVKPGERILLVEDVTTTGGSVLKAAEVLERAGAEIVAISVVVDREEGAGERIEERYRFISLVTVSELFARRDSAEMKK, encoded by the coding sequence ATGAAGGATCAGCTCATTGATACGTTCTTCTCCGAGGGGGCGATACTCTTCGGCCGCTTCGTGCTGACCTCCGGAAAAGAGAGCGACTACTACATCAACGTCAAGAAACTGTCCACGAATCCGAAAGCATTAAGACTCATCGCGAGGCTGATGGCGAAAAAGGTTAAAGAGCTTGGCATTGAGTTCGACAGGATTGCGGGCCCGGAGCTGGGGGCAGTGCCGATAGCGACCGCTCTTTCACTTGAAACCGGAAAGCCCCTAGTCGTAGTCCGCAAAAAACCCAAGGGACACGGCACAGGGAGCCAGATCGAGGGAGAGGTGAAGCCCGGCGAGAGGATACTCCTCGTCGAGGACGTCACAACGACCGGTGGGAGTGTCCTGAAAGCCGCTGAAGTTCTGGAGAGGGCCGGAGCTGAGATAGTCGCTATAAGCGTGGTCGTTGACAGGGAAGAGGGGGCAGGCGAGAGAATAGAAGAGAGGTACAGATTCATATCCCTTGTCACGGTCTCAGAGCTTTTTGCCCGCAGGGACTCTGCCGAAATGAAGAAATGA
- a CDS encoding MinD/ParA family ATP-binding protein gives MVSVVITGRGGAGKTTMTANLSTYFSKSGYRTLVIDGDLYLPKLAFHFGIYNPVYNLHTLLKNPDMRVLNAVYHDINTGVDVLPGSSRLCDVIDLDSKRLRDIVREISTRYQLTIIDSPVGIPFDTISTFRLAQYQIIVLEIERSPIRSVHKMIENEVIKLKALGEAYGLRVGVIINKVRESSRNIDDVVDFLEYSVDVPVVGIIPYDPKVPEATNVGRPVLEYAPHAPASKAIREAGDVLNGWIFGKETKKDGVLHRLYEAIVSFLHFGRVPAGKKL, from the coding sequence GTGGTATCCGTGGTGATAACCGGCAGAGGCGGCGCTGGAAAGACGACGATGACCGCCAACCTAAGCACGTACTTCTCCAAGAGCGGGTACAGAACGCTCGTCATAGACGGCGACCTTTACCTGCCCAAACTTGCTTTCCATTTTGGAATATACAACCCGGTCTACAACCTCCACACCCTTCTGAAGAACCCAGACATGCGCGTTCTCAACGCCGTTTACCACGACATCAACACAGGAGTTGACGTGCTTCCGGGTAGCTCAAGGCTGTGCGATGTCATCGACCTCGACAGCAAGAGACTCAGGGACATCGTGAGGGAGATTTCGACGAGATACCAGCTGACGATAATAGACTCCCCAGTTGGCATACCATTCGACACCATATCTACCTTCAGACTGGCACAGTATCAGATTATTGTGCTGGAAATAGAGAGATCCCCCATACGCTCGGTTCATAAAATGATAGAAAATGAGGTAATCAAGCTCAAGGCTCTGGGTGAGGCCTACGGGCTGAGAGTGGGAGTGATAATAAACAAGGTCAGGGAGTCGTCCCGCAACATCGACGACGTTGTGGACTTCCTTGAGTACAGCGTTGATGTTCCGGTCGTTGGGATCATCCCCTACGACCCCAAGGTCCCAGAGGCGACGAATGTAGGGCGCCCGGTTCTGGAGTACGCGCCCCATGCGCCAGCATCAAAGGCAATCAGAGAAGCCGGTGATGTTCTGAACGGATGGATATTTGGAAAAGAGACGAAAAAGGACGGAGTGCTCCACAGACTTTATGAAGCCATAGTGTCATTTCTTCATTTCGGCAGAGTCCCTGCGGGCAAAAAGCTCTGA